GCAGATGAAGGGCGAAGGCCCCCTCGTCGGCGTTCAATGGCGCCCAATATCCCAGGTGGCGCTGCAGTGCCTTGTCGATGGCCTTCTGCCGGGGTATCGTCATGATCTCTCGGGCCTGATAGACGAACCTGCCCCTGGCCTGATCCACGCGCCCCACGATGTTGTGGGACTCCAGGGAGCGGAGGAGTATGCCGGTTGCTTCCCGGTCAACGCCCATCATCTTCTCCAGTTCTGCCGCCGTTCGAGGGTCCCGCAGATATTCCAATGCCCTGGTCTCCTCTGCGCTCAGCTTCTTCGGTTCGCTCAGGGACGCATAGATCGGCAGGTGCTCCGTCGCTACGTAGTACACATCGTCCAGATGCACCGAGGCTATCTTTCCCTCGGTCAGAAGTTCCGAGGCCCACTGGTCCACCTGCTCCCGGGAGGGACGGCAGTATGGATACACGCTGCGGCCCTTCTCCTTGAATATATGAAGAGGACCGGCCCGGGATATGAGCGATAGGAGCGACGCCTTTTCCTCGACTATACCACGCTTTCCCCGGAAATATGACGAGACCGCCGCCTCCTCGAACTGGAAGCTCTGTCCATCGCCGAGCACTTTGGACAACACCTTGCGATGCAGTTCCCGCAGTAAGGATGAGCGGTCCTCCATCATTACGATATCGGATATGCCTGCCAGTACGATATTGTGCCCGAAGGGGGAAGGTATTGGAGTGTAGGGGAGCAGGTTTATGATCATCTCCCCTGATTCCATGGAACGGACCACGGACTCGGCGTTCTGGATGTCCATTACATCCTCCAGCACCTCGCGGTAGGTCTCCTCGATGACCGGGACCGATTCCAGCTCCGTCAGGTAATCCAATAGGTAGGAGGAACGCACCTGTTGGCGATTGACCGATACCTCTCGCCCTTTGTAATTGCGCAATACCATGAAGGACCGGGCGGCCACGTGGCGGAAGCGCTGCTTGAATATCTCCGAATCCTTGACCGCTCGGCGTAGGATGCCGCGCATCTCCCCCGACCGTATGAGCCCCGGAACGAGGTTCAGGTCCACTCTCCTGGGCGCCACCAGCAGGAAGGCGTCATCGGATATGGAGACGCTGATGTTACATCCCAGCTGTTGTGTGAGCAGGAAGGCGTACGTTCTGGACAACGCGTCGTTCACCCTTCGTCCGAAGGGGAAGTGGAAGATCAGACCGCTGTTCCCCTGCTTGTCCGTGTAGCCTTCCACCAGCAGGCGGCGCTGATTCGGTATGGAGGAGGCGGCCTTCTGCTCCTGGAAGTAGTGCAGTAATGATAGAGCGGAGCCGTGGTCGATGGCGAAGTTGTCCATCAACCATTGCAGCACCTCTCCCTCCTCATCGTTCAGACGGTTCTCCATCTCGCCTCTGAAACGGGCGATCTCCATGGAAAGGTCGAACGAACGGGGCAGCATCTCCCCGGTCCAGGAGGGCACCGTTGGTTTGCGCCCAGGCGACGAGCGCACGAACACCCTCATCCCCTTTGCCCTGACGAACTCGTACGGGCGTCCACCCAGGATGAATACGTCCCTGACGCTCAGACGCTCCACGAACTTCTCCGAGAGGTCTCCCACCATCCCTCCTCTCTCGTTGTAAACCTTGTAGGATGCCTCCTCGGGGATGGTGCCTTGATTGAGGAAGTATATCATGCGGGCACCTTTCTTTTTCCCGAAGATGCCTTCCTCTGGGTCGTACCATATCTTTGGGTACACGCCCTCGAACGCATCCTTGCTCCCCAGGTACCGCAGCGTCTGCTGGAACGATTCCAGGCTCAGATCGCGATAACAGTAGGAGCAGCGCACCATTCGCAGCGCCTCATCCACCGTCCATCGTTTCTCCAGGGACATTCCTACCAGGCTTTGGGCCAACACGTCCAGGCAGTTCTCGGGGATGCTCACCCGGTCGATATTGCGTTTGTGGGCCGCACGGCTGAGGACCGCACACTCCACCAGATCGTCCAGGTCCAGGACCATCATGCGGCCTTTGGGCGTCTTGCCCACGGAGTGCCCGCTACGGCCTATGCGCTGCAACCCTTTCGCCACGCTCTTCGGCGAGCCTATCTGGCAGACCAGGTCGACCGAGCCGATGTCGATGCCCAGCTCCAGTGATGTTGACGAGACCACGCACCTAAGATCACCTTTCTTAAGGCGGTCCTCGACCTCGATGCGCGTCTCCTTGGACAGTGAACCGTGGTGTGCCTCCACGCTTTCCAGGCCCCGCTCCCTTAGCTTGTAGACCACCTGCTCCGTGCCAGAACGGGTGTTGGTGAAAATGAGCGTCGTCTGGTGCGCGTCCACCATCTCCTTCAAGGTATCGTACATGCGAGCGTTGACGATCTCGTAGGGCAGTGCTGTCATGTCCTCCGTTGGGCAGATGACCTCCAGGTCCAGGTTCCTCTTGGTGAGCACTTCTATGAGCTCCACCGGCCGAACGTGGCCGTCCTCGTAGCCCACCAGATAGGAGGCGATGTCCTCGATCGGAGCCAATGTCGCCGAAAGCCCGATGCGGGTGATGGGGTTCTGGCAAAGCTCCTGCAGACGTTCCAACGTCAGAGAGAGATGCACACCGCGTTTGGAATCGCATATCTCGTGGATCTCATCCACTATGACGTATTCCACCTGGGAGAACTTCTCTCGGAACTTGGGCGCCGTAAGCACCAACGCCAGCGACTCGGGGGTAGTGATGAAGATATGCGGCGGCTTGCGCAGTTGCTTCTGCCTTTCCGCCTGAGAGGTGTCACCAGACCGTACGCCCACGCGCACCTTGGGATACTCGTACCCCTTCTCCTGGGAAAGCTGGTGCATCTGCTGCAACGGCTCCTCCAGATTTTTATTGATGTCGTTAGCCAATGCCTTCAAAGGGGAGATGTAGACCACGTAGATGCGGTCCTCCAGCTTTCCCTCCTTGGAGTACTTGAACAGCTCGTTGATGATGGATGTGAAAGCCGTCAGGGTCTTGCCGGAGCCGGTCGGTGACGACACCAGCACGCTCTTTCTCTCGTGGATCAGAGGGATAGCGTAGGATTGCGGTTCTGTCAGACCAGCGAACCGAGAGTTGAACCACTCCGCTATGAGAGGGTCCAATAGTGACAACACCTCCTCCTTGGTAGACCTCTTCTTCACCCTATGCATGCCGATACCGCTCCGCTGGAACCACAATCAATCTAACCCATCCCTATTATTATTTTCGCTCGGGCCGCCTGAAAGTGGGCGGTCGATAGATATAAGCTCGAGCAAGCGCAAAATAGGACGGGTGTCGAGATGAGATGGTTCAATTTTGAAACGAAGGGCGTCAGCCTACCTTGGAAGGAATGGAAGGCCGCAGCAACGGACCCTGAGGACCTGATCAAGAGCATGGCGCTCGGTAGGCGCACCTACCGTTTCTGTATGAAAGAGGCCGGAGTACCGGAGGAGAAGGAGGCTGAATTGGCGCTAATGGCCTTCGCGCACATATTGCACCACACCCTGGACGAGATGGATGAGGAAAGGTGGCTGGAGCTTCGTTGGCACCTGCAGGAAGGATGGAAGCAGAGCGAGCTGACACTGTGGGAGGCCCCTGATCGCATCTTGCACGCCGACCTCCTGATGACCCAGAAGGAGCCGTTGCCAAGACTCCTGGCAATTCATCAGGAGCTAGAGCACGTGGTGCGCCCGGAGCTGTTCCGCCTCCTGTGGTGCATGCTGACCTCCTCCGGCCGGAGACCAGGGCTTCGTTCCTTGGAAATGAGGAGCGTTGAGGGCGGCCTGCTATTCCCGTTGATGATGCTGGAGCAGTTGTCGGTGCAAGGTGTCCCTGCTTTCTTTGACGAGGATGAGAAGGAAGGGATGTCATATCTGAGGTCCTGTCTGCATCTGGGCGACCGTCTTTCCACCGATGAACTGCTGGAAGCGTTGTCGTTCAGACGATATCACGTACAAGACGCAAAGATCTATCTGGAGCCATACCTCCGATCGGGCGGGGAATGGTTCACCCAGAAGGAGATCGCGGCCTGGCGGGTGAGCGTCACCCGCTCGTGCTCCCTGCTTTACGCCTTCCGGGTCATGTTCCTAGCGGCGGTGAGCGGGGAGAGCGGCCCCTTGCGCGTCCTTCTCCCCGATTAAAGTTAAATCCATGCTTCGACAATGCTCCATGGACATGCGGAAGATTTCGGTCCTATTGCTGGCATTGTCCTTTGTGCTCTGCGCAGTACATCTGCCCGGTCAGGCGGAGGGAGCAGCCATGGGTACCTCCTTATTAGGGGCGGTCGTCTCCGAGGACGGGGCGGCATTTTCCGGGGTCCGGATCGTAGCGGTCAATGTCACCACCTCCCATACGTTCACCGCGTTCAGCGGTGTGGACGGTAATTATTCACTGCCGCTCGACCCAGGGTTGTACGATGTCACCGCCAGCCTCCCTAATCATACGGCCAACGTCAGTTACGCGGGGGTCCTGGTAGGATTGGGGCAGGAAGTGCGCCTGAACTTCACCATGTCAGAGGTGCTCTGCACGTTGACTGGCTATGTCACCAATGGCACCCAGCCTGTATACGGGGCTACGGTCACCCTGCTTAATAATCAGTATAACTACACCGGGGTGTCCATAAACCCCCTGGGGCAATATGTCATCGACAAGGTCAAGCCAGGAACCTATACTGTCATCGCTGACAAGCCGGGGTATTATCCTTCTGACGCGCAGCCACCTATCGAGATGGTCCGCAACGTCACGAAAAATCTGGACTTCGAGCTGGAAGAGCAACCGGCGAACTTGACGGGGATGGTGGTCTACCAAGGGGATGGTGTGACCGGGGTCAAGGTCGTTCTTTCCACTGACTTTTTCACCTCGGACACCTTTACTGACGAAAATGGAAATTATTCATTCCAGCTGGTGCCTGCCGGTAGTTATACCATCACTTTCACCAAGGATAAGTTTCAGGTCATAGAACGATCGGTGAGCCTCTCCCCCTTCGAGGTCAAGCGATTGGACGTGGACCTGGAATACGATAGCGAGAACAACACCCAGAAGTTCATACTGAACTTCGATCTGGCCCACTCGCTCATGATCGTGGGATTGATCGCTTCCCTGATCGTTCTGGTGGTCGGCCTGTACGTGAATTACAAGGTCAGGAGGAAACCAGAACTTCTTGAAAGGGAAAAGGAGAAGGACGAATCAAAGAAGGAGTGAGGCGGCGTTCTTTTTCACTTTATCCTCGATCTCCTGGAAAAGGCTTCGGCCGTGCGCATCCATGGCCACAACCAATGGCCCCAGGTCCTCGGCCTTCATTCGCCATACCGCCTCTGGCATACCTAGGTCCTCCCAATAAACTCCAAGCACCTCGGGCAGATGTTTAGCGGCCAGCACCGCCGCTCCGCCGGTGAAGGCCAAGTAGGCACAACCCACTTCCGCCAACGTCCTAAGCACATCGGGAGACATTCCCCCTTTGCCCACGATCAACCGTGGCCGGAAGGCCCGGAGGAACTCCGGTTCGAGAGAGTCCATCCTGGCGCTGGTGGTAGGGCCGGCGGCCACAACCTCCCATCGGTCCGTGCGGTTCATGATCGGTCCGCAATGATAGAGCGCCCGGCCCTCCATTTGGAAAGGGAGATCCTTACCTTCCCGGTACAATTGCAACGCGCGCATATGGGCCTCATCCCTCGCGGTCACCAGTTCACCGCTCAGAGCGACCATTTCCCCGGCCACCAGGGAACGGGCCTCCTCCTCGCTGATAGGGGAGGTGAGCTTTCTGATCTTCATTCGAAGCCCTCCTGGGTGAACTGCACCCTACCATCCCGGTGGATGCGGGCGAAGGCCTTCCTCGCCGCCCAGCAATTAAGACTGACGGCGACCGGGAGGCTGGCCGTATGACAGTTCGCCTTCTCCGCAAGTACGCCTAGGACAGTGGTCCTGCCACCCAGTCCCATCGGCCCCAGGCCCAGCGAGTTCAGCTCGGTCTCCAGGGAGGCCTCCATCTCCGCTAGACGTTCGTCCCGGCTTCTGGATCCCAGTGGGCGGAGCAAGGCCTTCTTGGCGAGCGTGCACGCTACGTCCGCCGTCCCACCGATCCCCACACCGACGATGGTCGGAGGGCATGGGCGAGCTCCAGCACGAACAACGCATTCCAGCACGAATCGGCGAATGCCTTCTTCGCCGTCCGCCGGATTCAGCATGCGCAAGGCGCTCCAGTTCTCCGAACCGGCGCCTTTTGGAAGGACCGCGATCTCCAAGAAATCTATCGATGCCGGTTCGTAGTGGACCGGCGGCATTCCCTCGCCCAGATTGTCCCCGCTGTTGTGCCGGGTGACCGGGTCCACCGCGTTCGGCCGCAACGGCACCTCCTCGGTAGCTCGGGCAACCCCGCGGTGAACGGCCTTCTCGATCCGGTGATCGTAACGTCCGCGGACGAAGAACACTGGTACGCCGGTGTCCTGACAGATCGGCCTCATGCCTTCCGCGGCCATTCTGACATTGGTGAGAATGACCTTCAGTTGCGAGAGGGGGATCTCGTCCTCTTCGATCAAGATCGCCTTTTCCAAAGCGGCCAAGACGTCCGGGGGCAGCCGGCATTCGGCCTCGCGTAACAGCCTGACAACGGTCTCTTCGATCACTCCTGTGGAGAGCATCTGAACCTGGATGGACGGAGAGGGAATTAATCCTTGGCCTGATGAACATTGGTTAACAAGGTTAGTATGAAATAGCGCGATGGGAATTTAGCGTGCGATCGATATGGACGGACCGATTCATATTCAGGGCCTGACCAAGGTCTTCAACGGCGGGTTCAAGGCGGTGGACAACCTGGACCTGATGGTGCCCCAGGGCTCCTTCATGGGGTTCCTAGGACCCAACGGTGCGGGAAAGACCACCACCATCAAGATCATCACCAACATGCTGACGGCCACTTCTGGCCATGCTTTCATTAACGGCATCAATGTCATGGAGGACCCCAAGACCGCCCTGGCCGACGTCGGCGCGGTGGTCGAGACCCCTGAGTTCTACCCTTACCTGACACCGATGGAGACCTTGCAATACCTGGGTTCCTTGCGGGGAATGTCCGCCACCGAGATCACCAACCGCGGCCGGGACCTGCTGGACCTGGTCAAGATGAGCGAGTGGACGGACCAACGGGTCGGTAAGTTCTCCAAGGGCATGAAGCAGCGCCTGGCGATCGCCCAGGCCTTGTTGTCTCAGCCATCGGTGATCATCTTGGATGAACCAACGTCGGGTCTGGACCCCCGGGGCATGGTGGAGGTGCGCGACATTCTCAAACAGCTGCATAAGATGGACGTCACCGTGCTGATGTCCTCTCACCTGCTGAACGAGGTGCAGGAGGTGTGCACCGATGTCACCCTGATCAACCGCGGAAAGATGCTGCGTTCCGGTAGCGTCGCCTCGCTCATCAACGAGGTCAAGGCACGCAAGATCGATGTTCGTACCTTGAATCCCCTGACCCAGGATATGTTCAGCACGCTTAGGGGTATTCCAGGTGTCGAGAACTTCAACATCACCGGTGACCTGTCGTTCGCAGTGGACTTCGAGGGACCGGAGGATGCTCAGGCCTCAATGCTGCTGGAGCTCCAGCGCATGGGGTTGAAAGTGGTCGCGTTCAAGGAATCAGGACTAGCACTGGAGTCGTTGTACATGTCACTGATCATGGATTCGAGGTGAGAAGATGGAGAGCGCTAATATTGTAAACAATCGCGGGAGGCTACCTTCCGACCTGAACCAGGTCATAACGGTGGCTCGATACGACCTATTGAAGCACCTGCGCTCCAAACGCCTGCTGGGCCTACTGGCCCTAGAGGCCGTGCTCCTGGGGCTCATGTTCATCGTACCGATATTGCTGGACCAGCCGACCACGAAGAATTCGGCGAATTACATATCCAGTTACATTCAATGGGTGAACATACTGGTGGTCCTAGGCGCCACCATGTTCGCCGGGGACGCCATCGTCTCCGAGTTCCAGAACAGGACGGGATATCTTCTATTCCCCAACCCAGTGAAGCGCTCGGTGATCTTCGCCGGAAAATATCTCTCCACCATGTTGATCGTGATTCTCATGCTGGTCAGCTACTATGGTGTGGCGGCGCTGCTCACATTGATCATGACCGGGGGCAGCACCGAGCTATGGGTATACTCCATGCTCTTCGCCATGTGCTACGGGGCGGCCGCGGCGGCCTTTGGGTTCCTGATC
The nucleotide sequence above comes from Methanomassiliicoccales archaeon. Encoded proteins:
- a CDS encoding ABC transporter ATP-binding protein yields the protein MDGPIHIQGLTKVFNGGFKAVDNLDLMVPQGSFMGFLGPNGAGKTTTIKIITNMLTATSGHAFINGINVMEDPKTALADVGAVVETPEFYPYLTPMETLQYLGSLRGMSATEITNRGRDLLDLVKMSEWTDQRVGKFSKGMKQRLAIAQALLSQPSVIILDEPTSGLDPRGMVEVRDILKQLHKMDVTVLMSSHLLNEVQEVCTDVTLINRGKMLRSGSVASLINEVKARKIDVRTLNPLTQDMFSTLRGIPGVENFNITGDLSFAVDFEGPEDAQASMLLELQRMGLKVVAFKESGLALESLYMSLIMDSR
- a CDS encoding fumarate hydratase, translated to MLSTGVIEETVVRLLREAECRLPPDVLAALEKAILIEEDEIPLSQLKVILTNVRMAAEGMRPICQDTGVPVFFVRGRYDHRIEKAVHRGVARATEEVPLRPNAVDPVTRHNSGDNLGEGMPPVHYEPASIDFLEIAVLPKGAGSENWSALRMLNPADGEEGIRRFVLECVVRAGARPCPPTIVGVGIGGTADVACTLAKKALLRPLGSRSRDERLAEMEASLETELNSLGLGPMGLGGRTTVLGVLAEKANCHTASLPVAVSLNCWAARKAFARIHRDGRVQFTQEGFE
- a CDS encoding ATP-dependent helicase, producing the protein MHRVKKRSTKEEVLSLLDPLIAEWFNSRFAGLTEPQSYAIPLIHERKSVLVSSPTGSGKTLTAFTSIINELFKYSKEGKLEDRIYVVYISPLKALANDINKNLEEPLQQMHQLSQEKGYEYPKVRVGVRSGDTSQAERQKQLRKPPHIFITTPESLALVLTAPKFREKFSQVEYVIVDEIHEICDSKRGVHLSLTLERLQELCQNPITRIGLSATLAPIEDIASYLVGYEDGHVRPVELIEVLTKRNLDLEVICPTEDMTALPYEIVNARMYDTLKEMVDAHQTTLIFTNTRSGTEQVVYKLRERGLESVEAHHGSLSKETRIEVEDRLKKGDLRCVVSSTSLELGIDIGSVDLVCQIGSPKSVAKGLQRIGRSGHSVGKTPKGRMMVLDLDDLVECAVLSRAAHKRNIDRVSIPENCLDVLAQSLVGMSLEKRWTVDEALRMVRCSYCYRDLSLESFQQTLRYLGSKDAFEGVYPKIWYDPEEGIFGKKKGARMIYFLNQGTIPEEASYKVYNERGGMVGDLSEKFVERLSVRDVFILGGRPYEFVRAKGMRVFVRSSPGRKPTVPSWTGEMLPRSFDLSMEIARFRGEMENRLNDEEGEVLQWLMDNFAIDHGSALSLLHYFQEQKAASSIPNQRRLLVEGYTDKQGNSGLIFHFPFGRRVNDALSRTYAFLLTQQLGCNISVSISDDAFLLVAPRRVDLNLVPGLIRSGEMRGILRRAVKDSEIFKQRFRHVAARSFMVLRNYKGREVSVNRQQVRSSYLLDYLTELESVPVIEETYREVLEDVMDIQNAESVVRSMESGEMIINLLPYTPIPSPFGHNIVLAGISDIVMMEDRSSLLRELHRKVLSKVLGDGQSFQFEEAAVSSYFRGKRGIVEEKASLLSLISRAGPLHIFKEKGRSVYPYCRPSREQVDQWASELLTEGKIASVHLDDVYYVATEHLPIYASLSEPKKLSAEETRALEYLRDPRTAAELEKMMGVDREATGILLRSLESHNIVGRVDQARGRFVYQAREIMTIPRQKAIDKALQRHLGYWAPLNADEGAFALHLPEAEVRTALSQMTEEGLLEEGRFIVGEHEQYMLKRDHLRLKHGKEVYDHLTVDAYQRSKLERKFGTIEECLRNYGEMGMLFDVARRVEDFQLEDWKEMRESGKVLSGRFMRGKVRYVLACDAPMYVKAYRNLSPNAQDRLVLQNLNDLDGASMRHLAADMGEVKEVVKESLDRLDRNMYLVRRYDEGEDWSRENYYQTYEAPEFNGDPKEDIVRRFIKAYGPVPLFAIRMYTDFSPYEIEDILSRLEVEKITVGETASDMFIMSDELPALSMQAPREEEWAVVSLYDPSAQLQWAEINARFGDSWVFPILRQGRVVGGMEKWDMGGCMELRAIDLDQEEDLPLVLEALKPLLDFQSAQGYDLVRVKEVLGVAADEVTGEAAEALKTAGYLHLEGMWAKGATVEEQYSAEQLLRYAMHKQGLLPREAYPNVLDGVKHCGGFRGDPAAFQRCRVKVPLKRLVEQGSLYLVSGLPEHMMYTNMKWASLYREAKGRELSADARAMVRMLEHEGPMSRRAFFDLSTLGPARTQDALRELSKATAIGYGRSNRITLIPLSGEGVREARSKFIKLLFRNFGVFTAENLSRYIRFEMSMRELRSLLAELTDEGFLVKGFLEKGGDAVHWVLRKDAGNIGRQVKDRDLVIYQFDNMAHYLYDLIREKCGGMGSLVMRGPLVIGCFRSRHSGKDLSIVDMQGEREAKKVLKDFISTMGWTIREKRTKAIPDWEIQEFLGKVMGQEE
- a CDS encoding ABC transporter permease, with product MESANIVNNRGRLPSDLNQVITVARYDLLKHLRSKRLLGLLALEAVLLGLMFIVPILLDQPTTKNSANYISSYIQWVNILVVLGATMFAGDAIVSEFQNRTGYLLFPNPVKRSVIFAGKYLSTMLIVILMLVSYYGVAALLTLIMTGGSTELWVYSMLFAMCYGAAAAAFGFLISSLFKGSTGSLVLTFFALLMIIPMVSALLTLGNIEPFFLLTYSAGAITALMQTPYPQNYSQTIPIGGGEQMTLWNYFPDVGVALAVLAAYVVICLLLGFFLFKRREMVS
- a CDS encoding carboxypeptidase-like regulatory domain-containing protein, coding for MRKISVLLLALSFVLCAVHLPGQAEGAAMGTSLLGAVVSEDGAAFSGVRIVAVNVTTSHTFTAFSGVDGNYSLPLDPGLYDVTASLPNHTANVSYAGVLVGLGQEVRLNFTMSEVLCTLTGYVTNGTQPVYGATVTLLNNQYNYTGVSINPLGQYVIDKVKPGTYTVIADKPGYYPSDAQPPIEMVRNVTKNLDFELEEQPANLTGMVVYQGDGVTGVKVVLSTDFFTSDTFTDENGNYSFQLVPAGSYTITFTKDKFQVIERSVSLSPFEVKRLDVDLEYDSENNTQKFILNFDLAHSLMIVGLIASLIVLVVGLYVNYKVRRKPELLEREKEKDESKKE
- a CDS encoding FumA C-terminus/TtdB family hydratase beta subunit, translating into MKIRKLTSPISEEEARSLVAGEMVALSGELVTARDEAHMRALQLYREGKDLPFQMEGRALYHCGPIMNRTDRWEVVAAGPTTSARMDSLEPEFLRAFRPRLIVGKGGMSPDVLRTLAEVGCAYLAFTGGAAVLAAKHLPEVLGVYWEDLGMPEAVWRMKAEDLGPLVVAMDAHGRSLFQEIEDKVKKNAASLLL